From a region of the Paenibacillus sp. FSL R10-2734 genome:
- a CDS encoding histidine kinase, with translation MVRVLKRNHPPAVKSLRNTLFIYLVIGTLLPLLLVGFVTYTSIYSILSGKIGNGISASLKQEASSLENAIDNMDFASKQFALDGQIVEEMSSFIQEKQIYRKSQMMNSINQKINLVNFTNPYIGLTAYIMPSSDDPVLFTNMSARRNFDISTLPSFMRYNGADYYGPHPTMYAVGDNLVFSEQRIVRVPGEHKLYIYLETNYSLLRKIFNQESYGMKVNHLLVNQQGASTYVIDGKLPSGIIRAAGSSSNLSHETLTGYHLFRYASPQGWKLIAVVKKSEFNSEIYSWFYKMILLAFSTLLFAGVLAWMIWKKIYGPLRKVNLEINRMAENVTSPVAYTNVEEFDFVLSNFQQMKKQVNELIVAVAHNEKQKSQFEIEKLLSQINPHFLHNTLNTVQWMARLNGQKEIDKLVTLLVKVLHYNLGKQSIIVTIGEEIEAIRNYMELQRIRYDYEFEFNVEADEDVLYVAVPRFLLQPLVENSIYHGLSDNGRVDVLITEHGEGEVQLCVKDNGAGMDTDTLDQLLSEDGAKKRGLGIGFSYVNRMLRTYYGEQMKLEMYSKLGEGTVVSIVIPRKGKEDFDD, from the coding sequence ATGGTAAGAGTACTTAAGCGTAATCATCCCCCAGCTGTCAAATCCTTACGTAATACCTTATTCATCTATCTAGTTATCGGAACTCTACTTCCACTTCTCTTAGTAGGATTCGTAACCTATACCTCTATTTATTCTATTCTTTCAGGAAAAATTGGCAATGGTATAAGTGCAAGCCTGAAACAGGAAGCCTCTAGCTTGGAGAATGCCATCGACAATATGGATTTTGCCTCTAAACAGTTTGCGCTAGATGGTCAGATCGTGGAAGAAATGTCCTCTTTTATTCAAGAAAAGCAAATTTATCGCAAATCGCAAATGATGAACTCCATCAACCAGAAGATCAACCTCGTTAATTTCACGAATCCCTACATTGGACTTACAGCCTACATTATGCCAAGCAGTGATGATCCGGTTCTGTTCACGAATATGAGTGCGCGTAGAAATTTCGATATCAGTACATTACCTTCTTTTATGCGATATAACGGGGCTGATTATTATGGGCCGCATCCCACGATGTATGCCGTCGGCGATAATCTCGTGTTCTCAGAACAGCGCATTGTGCGCGTACCAGGTGAGCATAAGTTATATATTTATTTAGAGACGAATTATAGCCTGCTTCGCAAAATATTTAATCAGGAATCTTATGGGATGAAAGTAAACCATCTACTTGTTAATCAACAGGGAGCTAGCACTTATGTAATTGATGGTAAATTGCCCTCAGGGATTATCAGAGCAGCGGGAAGCAGCTCCAATCTCTCACATGAAACCCTTACCGGATATCATCTGTTTCGATATGCGAGTCCTCAGGGCTGGAAGCTTATTGCAGTAGTTAAAAAGTCCGAATTCAACAGTGAAATTTATTCTTGGTTCTATAAAATGATCCTGCTCGCGTTCTCGACACTACTCTTTGCCGGAGTTCTGGCTTGGATGATTTGGAAAAAGATTTATGGTCCCCTGCGCAAGGTCAACCTTGAAATCAATCGAATGGCAGAAAATGTCACATCTCCAGTTGCCTACACGAATGTGGAAGAGTTTGATTTCGTGCTTAGTAACTTTCAACAGATGAAGAAACAGGTGAATGAGCTGATTGTTGCAGTGGCCCATAATGAGAAGCAGAAGAGCCAATTCGAGATTGAGAAGCTGCTCAGCCAGATCAATCCTCACTTTTTGCACAACACATTAAATACGGTGCAGTGGATGGCAAGGCTTAACGGTCAGAAGGAGATTGATAAGCTAGTCACTCTTCTTGTAAAGGTGCTTCATTATAATTTGGGCAAGCAAAGCATCATTGTTACGATTGGAGAGGAAATTGAAGCGATCCGAAATTATATGGAGCTACAGCGTATCCGTTATGACTATGAATTTGAATTTAATGTGGAGGCTGATGAGGATGTATTGTATGTGGCAGTCCCCAGATTTTTACTTCAACCTCTTGTAGAGAACTCGATTTATCATGGACTAAGTGATAATGGCAGGGTGGATGTCTTGATTACAGAGCATGGCGAAGGAGAAGTTCAGCTGTGTGTAAAAGATAACGGGGCTGGAATGGATACGGATACGTTAGATCAGCTGTTGTCAGAGGATGGCGCCAAGAAACGGGGGCTCGGAATCGGATTCTCGTACGTGAACCGGATGCTTAGAACCTATTATGGAGAACAAATGAAGCTAGAGATGTACAGCAAGCTAGGGGAAGGTACGGTTGTATCTATCGTGATTCCGAGGAAAGGTAAGGAGGACTTCGATGATTAA
- a CDS encoding response regulator: MIKAVVVDDERLVRKGFISLIDWSSLGVVIVGEAGDGKSALELLQQQEVDLLFVDLTMPGISGFELIKLVRQSFAGIRCVVLTCHHEFDYVQEAMRLGAVDYIVKTLLEMENADETIRRLVDRIKWEDNTRGALVHGEGKRIAADKALLYLPLSDHCNEKELFHLSFVKNNPLITFHEMWMSPLLHRFSEEEGRRELKSQLSGKWQTALVSGLRDQSLQELEEQLTTKLWHTLFYHSSSEELTSLNYEELEKEIVVPNLKSDEADLFVQAQNLKWTIDGNEWENFVANILLQKPRQDRFLTFAHSLLQSWSFLILKPEDAIQLERDISYNLNWCHWKTWLRRFSDHVGRRMLELGLTKEVMSCLIRAVRYMQSHAGDKINQSDVAAEINMSRGYFSQCFARFAGETFGECLRGMRLELAKSLLLDTSLPVCEIASRSGFEDDRYFSRLFRERIGQLPREYRAEGKGQ, from the coding sequence ATGATTAAGGCTGTAGTGGTAGATGACGAGAGACTTGTGCGGAAAGGCTTCATTTCTCTAATCGATTGGTCATCCTTAGGGGTCGTTATTGTTGGTGAGGCGGGAGATGGCAAATCTGCCTTGGAGCTACTTCAACAACAGGAAGTGGATCTGCTATTTGTAGATTTGACTATGCCCGGTATTTCTGGGTTCGAGCTAATTAAACTAGTGAGGCAGAGTTTCGCAGGTATTCGCTGTGTTGTGCTTACTTGTCATCATGAGTTTGACTATGTGCAGGAGGCCATGCGTTTAGGAGCCGTTGATTATATTGTCAAAACTCTGTTAGAGATGGAGAATGCGGATGAGACTATACGTCGTCTAGTCGATCGTATCAAATGGGAGGACAATACACGGGGTGCACTTGTTCATGGTGAAGGAAAAAGGATAGCTGCAGACAAGGCACTGCTCTATTTGCCATTAAGCGATCACTGTAATGAAAAAGAGTTATTTCATCTATCCTTCGTGAAGAATAATCCGTTGATTACCTTTCATGAGATGTGGATGTCGCCCTTGCTTCACCGTTTCTCGGAAGAAGAAGGTAGGCGTGAGCTTAAGAGTCAGCTTTCTGGGAAATGGCAGACCGCGCTCGTCAGTGGGTTAAGGGATCAGTCGTTACAGGAATTGGAGGAGCAGCTCACCACGAAGCTTTGGCATACGCTATTTTATCATTCTAGCTCTGAAGAACTGACCTCTCTGAATTATGAGGAACTAGAGAAGGAAATAGTGGTTCCCAATTTAAAATCGGATGAAGCTGACCTATTCGTGCAGGCTCAAAATCTCAAGTGGACGATTGATGGAAATGAATGGGAGAATTTTGTGGCGAATATCCTCTTGCAGAAGCCAAGGCAGGATAGATTTCTAACGTTCGCACATTCCCTTTTGCAAAGCTGGAGCTTCTTAATTTTGAAGCCTGAGGATGCTATTCAACTGGAACGGGATATTTCGTATAACTTGAACTGGTGCCATTGGAAGACCTGGCTGCGCCGATTTTCTGATCATGTGGGAAGGAGAATGCTCGAGCTAGGATTGACTAAAGAGGTTATGTCTTGCCTTATTCGCGCAGTTCGTTACATGCAGAGCCATGCAGGTGACAAAATCAATCAGAGTGACGTAGCGGCTGAAATTAATATGAGCCGTGGTTATTTCAGTCAATGCTTCGCTCGTTTTGCCGGGGAAACATTCGGTGAATGCTTACGGGGGATGAGGCTTGAGTTGGCTAAATCATTATTGCTGGATACTTCACTGCCCGTTTGTGAGATTGCTTCAAGGTCTGGCTTTGAAGATGACCGTTATTTCAGTAGACTGTTCAGGGAACGCATTGGTCAACTGCCGCGTGAATATCGTGCGGAGGGGAAGGGTCAATGA
- a CDS encoding glycosyltransferase — MKKTANLLTPQRPPTHKVSISQVNQSQHPNLILEMNSYRAETIKRELKQLRVLLLVPSGISNKLLNVRLFKDQLRHLVKEVLAIKFQHNLEQYLAQYQPDLILALGSETMFPEENIPALKASNVPKAVWMADATCLTRTERNLALLFDYIFTQNIVNLIYYQGLQGKYSSYLPYATDTELYYPRRVENCYHSDVLILGHFQMNSVLHTLAYSELLHGLKVITVGSGWEPIRNFLDIKHDKDMSNYYNGARIVINCTGSVQQIMEVSACGVFQLVEDHPHLQGSRIAEEDLIRFQNFKELTESFKYYISHSEERRISASRALKNVKYNHSYLQQGKLLLNKIFTEP; from the coding sequence ATGAAGAAGACAGCTAATTTGCTCACTCCTCAAAGGCCCCCAACTCACAAAGTCAGCATCAGCCAAGTTAATCAATCGCAACACCCTAATCTCATTCTTGAGATGAACTCTTATAGAGCGGAGACTATAAAACGGGAGCTTAAGCAATTAAGAGTATTGCTTCTGGTCCCCTCAGGGATAAGCAATAAATTGCTTAATGTACGACTTTTTAAAGATCAGCTAAGACATCTGGTCAAAGAAGTGCTTGCCATTAAGTTTCAGCATAATCTAGAGCAATATTTAGCCCAGTATCAGCCTGATCTGATACTAGCTCTGGGATCCGAGACAATGTTCCCTGAGGAGAATATCCCTGCCCTGAAAGCTTCAAATGTTCCTAAAGCCGTATGGATGGCAGATGCGACCTGTCTTACCCGAACAGAACGTAATCTGGCACTGTTATTCGATTATATTTTCACGCAGAACATAGTTAATCTAATTTATTATCAGGGTTTACAGGGGAAATATTCGAGTTATCTTCCTTATGCTACGGATACGGAGCTCTATTATCCAAGGCGTGTAGAGAACTGTTATCACAGTGATGTACTTATTCTCGGCCATTTTCAAATGAATAGTGTTCTGCACACCCTAGCTTATTCGGAGCTACTTCATGGCCTCAAGGTAATAACCGTCGGCAGCGGTTGGGAGCCCATCAGAAACTTCTTAGACATTAAGCACGATAAAGATATGTCTAACTATTACAATGGAGCGAGGATCGTCATCAATTGCACAGGCTCTGTGCAGCAGATTATGGAGGTCTCTGCTTGCGGCGTATTTCAATTAGTGGAAGATCATCCCCATCTCCAGGGTTCACGAATCGCAGAAGAAGATCTCATTCGTTTCCAAAACTTCAAAGAGCTCACTGAGAGCTTCAAGTACTATATTTCTCATAGTGAAGAAAGAAGAATTTCTGCTTCTCGTGCTCTAAAGAACGTGAAGTACAACCATTCTTATCTTCAGCAAGGAAAGCTGCTGCTCAATAAAATATTCACGGAACCATAG
- a CDS encoding glycoside hydrolase family 99-like domain-containing protein: protein MKCIAFVLPQFHQITENDFWWGKGFTEWTNVRKAEALYPGHDQPKKPLNNNYYDLTDPKVKQWQAETARAHGIYGFCYYHYWFNGKRLLEQPVQQIIDSKEPDFPFCLSWANEPWTRSWDGTEEDVLMPQEYGEERDWRMHFYTLLEAFRDERYICVDGKPVFIIYRSSSIPRCDEMLQCWRDLAQQNGLKGLHLVRTLGGFPLTSEQGFDASLEFEPHYTFAHGGVKHLWSSKQVEDQKHIVIDYDELWESMLERTPHRDGEIIYPGAFVNWDNTPRKGAAGQSTLGANPHKFGQYLSRQIERAKNMFKSDFIYINAWNEWAEGAYLEPDEHYRYQYLQAVKKALQYHHKEDPSTP from the coding sequence TTGAAATGCATCGCTTTTGTATTACCTCAGTTCCATCAGATCACAGAGAATGACTTCTGGTGGGGGAAGGGTTTTACAGAATGGACAAATGTCAGGAAGGCTGAAGCCCTTTATCCTGGACATGATCAGCCCAAGAAGCCTTTAAATAATAACTACTATGATTTAACGGACCCTAAAGTGAAGCAATGGCAGGCCGAGACAGCAAGGGCTCATGGCATATACGGTTTTTGTTATTATCACTATTGGTTCAATGGCAAGCGACTTCTGGAACAACCGGTTCAACAAATTATTGACAGCAAAGAGCCTGACTTCCCCTTTTGCCTCTCTTGGGCTAACGAACCTTGGACACGAAGCTGGGATGGCACCGAAGAAGATGTCTTGATGCCACAGGAATATGGAGAAGAACGGGATTGGCGAATGCATTTTTATACTTTGTTGGAAGCATTCAGAGATGAACGATATATTTGCGTAGATGGCAAACCAGTATTTATTATCTACAGATCCTCCAGCATCCCTCGCTGTGATGAAATGCTTCAATGTTGGCGTGATTTAGCTCAGCAAAACGGACTAAAAGGGCTTCATCTGGTCAGGACGCTGGGCGGATTCCCTCTTACGTCAGAGCAAGGGTTCGATGCCAGTCTGGAATTTGAGCCTCACTACACATTTGCACATGGCGGCGTTAAACATTTATGGAGCTCCAAGCAGGTTGAGGATCAGAAGCATATCGTTATTGATTATGATGAGTTATGGGAATCCATGTTAGAGCGGACACCCCACAGGGACGGGGAAATTATATATCCGGGAGCATTTGTTAACTGGGATAATACACCACGCAAAGGTGCTGCCGGACAAAGTACTTTAGGTGCAAATCCTCACAAATTCGGTCAATACCTGTCACGACAAATTGAGAGGGCCAAGAACATGTTCAAAAGTGATTTTATTTATATTAACGCTTGGAACGAGTGGGCTGAGGGTGCTTATTTAGAACCGGATGAACATTATCGGTATCAATACTTGCAAGCCGTTAAGAAAGCCCTTCAATATCATCACAAAGAAGATCCTTCCACGCCGTAG
- a CDS encoding MFS transporter — MSSISASYQEDKVIQKKRWMILIVLNIFTFMSTLDGSIVNIALPELSKQLKLPMAQIEWVTTGYLMAICAAILFFGKLGDIVGKIRIFKIGTIVFVIGSMLCGFSLSLPALLASRVIQAIGASMTMANSQGIVTDIFPANERGKALGFIGTFVSLGSIAGPSLGGIMVSTLGWEYIFWVNIPIGVIVILLGWKVLPKDLTRTKSTIDVPGSMLFAIFIISLFAGLLLGQQLGYGDSLIVTSLIVAGISFIAFLWTELRRKEPLLQLSLFKNPLFSLSILCGFLVFTANFCFNIIAPFYAQNMLNLSPFEAGFLLMLLPICMVVVAPISGALSDKIGSEFLTFAGLVVMVIAQFGLAELHDGSSVVLVGVWIAMLGIGSGLFQSPNNSLVMSKVPRTQLGSAGSVNSLVRNVGMVVGITIATTILFHVMSSEAGYRVTGLVPGRPELFISGMHVVFMTSASICFVAALLTGWRMLSARSARMQTSER; from the coding sequence ATGAGTTCTATTAGTGCATCCTATCAGGAAGACAAAGTAATTCAGAAGAAACGCTGGATGATATTAATTGTCCTGAATATTTTCACCTTTATGTCCACGCTTGATGGTAGTATTGTCAACATCGCTCTGCCTGAATTATCGAAACAGCTAAAGCTACCTATGGCACAAATTGAATGGGTAACCACAGGTTATTTGATGGCGATCTGTGCAGCGATTCTTTTCTTCGGGAAGCTTGGAGATATTGTTGGGAAGATTCGAATCTTTAAGATTGGAACGATTGTTTTTGTTATTGGTTCTATGCTGTGTGGCTTCAGTTTAAGTTTACCTGCATTACTTGCTTCGCGCGTCATTCAGGCTATAGGAGCTTCGATGACCATGGCGAACAGTCAGGGAATAGTTACGGATATCTTTCCAGCCAACGAGCGGGGGAAAGCTCTTGGTTTCATAGGTACATTCGTGTCTCTGGGAAGTATAGCAGGCCCTAGTTTAGGTGGGATTATGGTTTCGACACTAGGCTGGGAATATATCTTTTGGGTGAACATTCCAATTGGAGTGATCGTCATCCTGTTAGGCTGGAAGGTACTGCCTAAGGATTTAACTAGGACGAAATCTACAATAGACGTACCAGGTAGTATGCTCTTCGCTATTTTTATTATAAGTTTGTTCGCGGGGCTATTATTGGGCCAGCAGCTCGGTTATGGCGACAGCTTAATTGTGACATCTTTAATCGTAGCTGGAATCAGCTTCATTGCTTTCTTGTGGACGGAGCTTCGTAGAAAAGAACCGCTTCTGCAATTGTCATTATTTAAGAATCCGTTGTTTTCATTAAGTATTTTATGTGGTTTTCTCGTGTTTACAGCGAATTTCTGCTTTAATATTATCGCGCCGTTTTATGCACAGAATATGCTGAATCTATCGCCCTTTGAAGCGGGATTTCTGTTGATGCTGTTACCGATCTGTATGGTAGTCGTAGCACCAATAAGCGGTGCATTATCAGATAAAATCGGGTCTGAGTTCCTAACTTTTGCAGGGCTGGTGGTCATGGTTATTGCTCAGTTTGGATTAGCTGAGCTTCATGATGGAAGCTCTGTTGTGCTAGTAGGCGTGTGGATCGCTATGCTAGGAATAGGTAGTGGTCTGTTTCAATCACCGAATAATTCACTTGTTATGTCTAAGGTGCCTAGGACTCAGCTTGGTTCTGCGGGCAGCGTCAATTCACTAGTTCGTAATGTGGGCATGGTCGTCGGTATTACGATTGCTACGACCATTCTCTTTCATGTGATGAGTAGTGAAGCAGGTTATCGGGTAACAGGTCTAGTTCCAGGTCGACCAGAGTTGTTTATCAGTGGCATGCATGTAGTATTCATGACTTCGGCATCCATATGCTTTGTGGCTGCATTGCTAACGGGGTGGAGAATGCTGAGTGCAAGAAGCGCAAGAATGCAGACTTCAGAAAGATAA
- a CDS encoding MarR family winged helix-turn-helix transcriptional regulator has protein sequence MEKEPIGKLISYFHRQNQKQLVKKFMPYGIGSGGQHSFLKLILSKPGITQDQLTSELKFDKATTARSVKQLENSGYIERKPDPNDRRSHLLYPTPKAIDFSPILQSILSDYNKNLIGKLTSEEVEQLRYLLQKISTDEE, from the coding sequence TTGGAAAAAGAACCTATAGGAAAATTGATTTCCTATTTTCATCGTCAAAATCAAAAGCAATTGGTAAAAAAATTCATGCCCTATGGAATAGGTAGCGGTGGGCAGCATAGCTTTCTCAAATTGATTCTTTCCAAACCAGGGATTACACAAGATCAATTAACTTCCGAATTGAAATTCGATAAAGCCACCACCGCACGTTCCGTGAAGCAATTAGAGAATTCGGGATACATTGAACGAAAACCAGATCCTAATGATCGACGCTCTCACCTACTGTATCCAACGCCTAAGGCAATCGATTTCTCGCCTATCCTTCAGTCTATTTTAAGTGATTACAATAAAAATCTCATTGGCAAATTAACTAGTGAGGAAGTAGAGCAGCTTCGTTACTTACTTCAAAAAATCAGTACTGACGAAGAATAG
- a CDS encoding ABC transporter substrate-binding protein encodes MRLRRASLVMLSVILVFVLAACGGGNNTTANSGKNTSTEKPTSTATNAPAEETAAPDDRALDHSKPLKLTVFSTTANYAGPQTGWFAKIIKDKFNIEMDIVASNLTGGDTKISAMMASGDLGDIIIFGDDKNHYPNAIKGKLLLDWTQDGLLDKYGKDIGSTFPKAIEKAKVAFGGGSSVFGIGNNVASNPSGPSEGKDMTWGPDLRFDLYQQIGAPEISKIEDYLPVLKKMQELEPKNEQGKKTYAFSMWSDWDGNYKMTLAKQFANMMGYDEIPDTAVYVKADEEKYYDFLSDDSWYMKSLKLYFEANQMGLVDPDSMTQKFDDVVAKFKDGRLLFSWFPWLGAANYNTPERTAEGKGFALVPFKDELMYSTGFNVYGGNGIIAIGAKAKEPARIMEFINWMYTPEGAMISAGSGTAVPNGPKGLTWDMDASGKPVVTDFGWKAYADQQNTQVPAEYGGGDYYYGSNQMNFSFVVPAMVNPDNKEPYDHNLWTTTLERNPSKLDSDWRAKMGVLTPKEYFEKNNLLAVAPQGFTGKEPLMMDKTLEQKNKQIGTVIQQISWKMVFAKDQAEYDKLNKEMHDKVNGLGYAEVMDFSIKKAEELFEARKSVK; translated from the coding sequence ATGAGACTAAGAAGAGCATCGCTTGTCATGCTATCCGTAATCCTGGTCTTTGTTCTGGCAGCCTGTGGCGGGGGGAATAATACGACGGCTAACTCGGGCAAAAACACGAGCACAGAGAAGCCCACGTCCACTGCCACGAATGCGCCGGCGGAAGAAACAGCAGCACCGGATGACAGAGCACTTGATCATTCCAAGCCGCTGAAGCTGACCGTGTTCTCTACAACAGCTAACTATGCGGGTCCACAAACCGGATGGTTTGCCAAAATCATCAAAGATAAGTTTAATATTGAGATGGATATTGTAGCTTCAAACCTGACAGGTGGAGATACCAAAATCTCTGCAATGATGGCTTCCGGAGATCTTGGGGATATCATTATTTTCGGCGATGACAAAAACCATTATCCAAATGCGATCAAAGGAAAGCTGCTCTTAGACTGGACACAAGACGGGCTTCTTGATAAATACGGAAAAGACATTGGGAGTACATTCCCAAAGGCGATTGAGAAAGCAAAGGTTGCTTTTGGCGGCGGATCATCAGTTTTTGGCATCGGGAACAATGTAGCTTCAAATCCGTCCGGACCTTCTGAAGGAAAAGACATGACTTGGGGGCCAGACCTGCGTTTTGATCTTTACCAACAAATCGGAGCACCTGAAATTTCAAAGATTGAAGATTATCTGCCTGTGCTGAAAAAAATGCAAGAGCTTGAGCCAAAGAATGAGCAAGGGAAGAAAACCTATGCCTTCTCGATGTGGTCTGACTGGGATGGCAACTATAAAATGACACTGGCTAAACAGTTCGCCAACATGATGGGCTATGACGAAATTCCTGACACTGCCGTGTATGTTAAAGCAGACGAAGAGAAGTATTATGACTTCTTATCCGATGATAGCTGGTACATGAAGTCGCTTAAACTGTATTTTGAAGCTAATCAAATGGGCTTGGTTGATCCGGATTCTATGACTCAAAAATTCGACGATGTTGTAGCGAAATTTAAAGATGGTCGTCTGTTGTTCTCCTGGTTCCCATGGCTTGGAGCTGCTAACTACAATACACCGGAAAGAACAGCAGAAGGTAAAGGGTTTGCATTAGTTCCGTTCAAGGATGAACTGATGTATTCCACTGGCTTCAATGTATACGGTGGTAACGGTATTATAGCAATCGGTGCAAAAGCTAAAGAACCTGCAAGAATTATGGAATTCATCAACTGGATGTACACTCCGGAAGGTGCAATGATCTCTGCAGGAAGCGGAACAGCGGTACCTAACGGACCTAAAGGTCTGACTTGGGATATGGATGCAAGCGGTAAACCTGTCGTGACTGACTTTGGCTGGAAGGCTTACGCCGATCAACAGAATACACAAGTGCCTGCAGAATATGGTGGTGGTGACTACTACTACGGTTCTAATCAAATGAACTTCTCTTTTGTAGTTCCGGCGATGGTGAATCCAGACAACAAAGAGCCATACGATCACAATCTATGGACGACAACCCTAGAGCGTAATCCGTCTAAGCTTGATAGTGATTGGAGAGCGAAGATGGGCGTTCTGACGCCTAAGGAGTATTTTGAGAAAAATAATTTATTGGCCGTCGCGCCACAAGGCTTCACTGGTAAAGAACCATTGATGATGGACAAAACGCTGGAGCAAAAGAACAAACAAATCGGTACGGTCATTCAACAAATTTCTTGGAAAATGGTATTTGCTAAAGATCAAGCCGAATATGACAAATTGAATAAAGAAATGCATGACAAGGTGAATGGTCTCGGCTATGCCGAAGTTATGGATTTCTCGATTAAAAAGGCAGAGGAACTGTTCGAGGCTCGTAAAAGTGTGAAATAA
- a CDS encoding extracellular solute-binding protein, translating into MMRLWSYFLLLVMIIGLTSCRDQSKTVDSTRNPQGEVEDASVTYSKYEDPIVIRIGFKVPDSRLNTGDSNDNNPITRYLESITNIKVVHSWEAKGEDAFYQKAQLAIDSNDLPDAMVVDRDQLKKLIDNDMIEDLTETYEVYGSELIKDMYNSTQGEALSDASRYGKLYGLPNVAIDADSPVLLWVRQDWLDKLELHAPRTFEDIKNIAKAFIEKDPDGNGKRDTVGLSGYKNIIYGTKPLVNGLDGVFSALHAFPTNWIKDNAGNIVYGSITPETKQALAKLADWYKRGLLDPNFALYKETQEPIITGKSGMFFGPWWMPYYPLSEAVALDTKAEWRAYAAPLDDSGKFVAHLAPVTDRYLVVRKGFEHPEAIMKQLNVFTRLERRQDPNSEEVKKLDDFSAQTGIQLRAYYPFDLLIDYSDAIEKHYADIQQALHGKIDPDTLNPDTRLIYDQWVEDTEQPKKDLEGWKAANAYKYGVAVLTSTAIEGVRGVFYGNTKLMKSKWTELQNLESEAFLNIIVGDSSISDFDVFVEKWKSLGGEEITKEVAETVNMK; encoded by the coding sequence ATGATGAGATTGTGGAGCTACTTCCTCCTACTTGTAATGATCATCGGACTTACATCATGCCGTGACCAGAGTAAAACAGTAGATTCTACTCGAAATCCTCAGGGAGAGGTCGAAGATGCTTCTGTAACGTATAGCAAATATGAAGATCCGATCGTGATCCGAATAGGATTCAAGGTTCCCGATTCCAGGCTAAATACAGGTGACAGCAACGATAATAATCCGATCACCCGTTATTTGGAGAGCATTACGAATATCAAGGTTGTTCACTCTTGGGAAGCGAAGGGTGAAGATGCTTTTTATCAAAAAGCACAGCTTGCGATCGATAGCAATGATTTGCCGGATGCGATGGTTGTTGATCGAGATCAATTGAAGAAACTTATTGATAATGACATGATAGAAGACCTTACAGAGACCTACGAAGTATATGGCTCTGAGTTAATTAAGGATATGTACAATTCTACTCAAGGGGAGGCATTATCCGATGCTTCTCGATACGGCAAATTATACGGATTACCTAATGTAGCAATTGATGCGGATTCGCCTGTTCTACTCTGGGTGCGTCAGGATTGGCTGGATAAACTGGAGCTGCACGCACCGCGAACCTTCGAAGATATTAAGAACATTGCGAAGGCTTTTATTGAGAAAGACCCCGATGGCAATGGAAAAAGAGATACTGTTGGGCTCAGCGGCTACAAGAATATCATTTATGGGACAAAGCCATTAGTAAATGGTTTGGATGGTGTGTTTAGTGCATTGCATGCTTTTCCTACCAATTGGATTAAAGATAACGCTGGAAACATCGTATACGGATCCATTACACCTGAGACCAAACAAGCGCTGGCCAAGCTGGCTGATTGGTATAAAAGAGGGTTGCTGGACCCCAATTTTGCACTTTATAAAGAAACTCAGGAGCCTATTATTACAGGGAAATCAGGGATGTTCTTTGGCCCGTGGTGGATGCCATATTATCCTTTGTCAGAGGCGGTTGCTCTCGATACTAAAGCAGAATGGAGAGCGTATGCAGCTCCACTTGATGATTCGGGTAAATTTGTTGCTCACTTGGCTCCGGTAACAGACCGTTACCTTGTTGTACGTAAAGGTTTCGAGCATCCAGAGGCGATTATGAAGCAGTTAAACGTGTTTACAAGACTTGAGCGAAGACAAGACCCTAATTCGGAGGAAGTTAAGAAGTTGGATGATTTCTCTGCGCAAACAGGAATTCAGCTGCGTGCTTATTATCCGTTTGACTTGCTAATTGATTATTCGGATGCAATAGAGAAACATTATGCAGATATTCAGCAAGCTTTACATGGCAAAATAGACCCGGATACATTAAATCCAGATACCCGTCTCATCTATGATCAATGGGTGGAGGACACTGAACAACCAAAGAAAGATCTAGAAGGCTGGAAAGCAGCGAATGCATATAAATACGGCGTTGCCGTCTTAACCTCAACGGCTATTGAGGGAGTGCGGGGAGTCTTTTATGGAAACACCAAACTAATGAAGAGCAAGTGGACGGAACTTCAGAATTTGGAGAGTGAAGCATTTTTGAATATCATTGTGGGCGATTCATCGATTAGTGACTTTGATGTTTTTGTAGAGAAATGGAAGAGCCTAGGTGGGGAAGAGATTACGAAAGAAGTTGCTGAAACTGTAAATATGAAGTAA